gagcgtagaaactaccaaggctgaccccaagtagcacatattcgtttcaaaaacgtttcacaaatgttttaactttacatcgaaattttaattatttaattaaaaaaaacgatgaaccaccaaacgttttaattggactATCAATCACTATCAAACGACcaccaaacgattagttaattttaattataaaaaaatcaaagtgttTCGGTTAACTTTACGGAGTTGAATTAAAGACCGAAAGCAGGTTAGAAGTACATGAActccgtaaagttagccgaaccactttgatttttttataattaaaattaactaatcgtttggtcATCGTTTGTTCATGATTGGTcatccaattaaaacgtttgatcatttatcgtttttttttaattaaataattaaaatttcaaactaaagttagccgaacatttttatttttcgtccaatcgagttaaacaagagcttattcgatgcagaatcaTTAGGtcatcacgaataaattctttacaacgtttggtTTATCATCTCATCaagtttatccgaaaaatgaaaaaaatcatgtgcggtaGAATGACGACGGGCGACGTATAGTGACATGGACGTGCGCTGCGGTCACGCGAGCATCCGTTTTAgtaacttatacaaaattttaaataaatcttttttaattttaaataaatcctttttaataatgtagctacccaggtagcactgttcgttttataaacgttttataaacgtatctaatacgaaaagatacgtttaaaaaacgttataaaacgtttattaaacgaacatgtgctacttgggtatgcaagttgcaaactcatgtggaatcgtatatgcattgcaaagtacatgcttaGATGGGAATGCATAGGGAGACGGGGCGAAGcctttaaaagaatttggaatcgtgataatctaataattaagcaccaaacgttttaattggactATCAATCACCACCAAACGATTTCTATCATGTAAGACCAATTTGAACAAAattgcttaataaataatatattggtcCGGCTAACTTTacagtcatcgtcgtcattttaccgcacatgatttttttcatttttcagatGAACTATGGACCACtaaacgttgtaaagaatttattcgtgaccacCTAACGATTCTACATCGAATAAGCttttgtttaactcgattggacgaaaaataaaaatgttcggctaactttaagtaattttttatatctgtctCAAACTGAAGATTGAATCTATCTAAAAGAaacaatatgaattaatttgaaaaacgcCCTCATATTAACCGTCGATTTCCGGGATCCCCCTAATGGCACCTTTTAGCGGCTTTGTTCTATCCCTTACTAGAGGATTCCTAATTATACGCGGCTTGTTCGAGAGATGGGATGCGTTCGGGGAACTCGCTATCGCACTATCAACGCAAACGCtaccaaaaattaattttttcgaaattttaattatttaattaaaaaaaaaactacgaacgaccaaacgttttaattggacGACCAATCATCACTAAACGATTACCAagcgattagttaattttaattataaaaaaatcaaagtggttcggcTAACTGTACAGAGGTCATGCGcggttcatatatatatggtcTAAGGGTAAAATCACATGGTGCGGAATGGAAGTACGGAATAAAGAGTGCGTCATAGAAACAGCCAATCAGAGCTTTGCCGCAAGGTCTACTTAAACTCTGATTGGCTGTTTCTATGACGCATTTTCTATTTCGTACTTCTATTCCGCACCATGTGATTTTACCCTAAGGGTCTACCGGACCGACGAGAAAATTCCAGCGTCACTGTCACcaacattgagaaatgaattcttAAGGTGCTTTTTCATGCTGACTCTCGACGCTCATTTTTGGCGTCAAAACAGATCACGTgatcaaaattgacgaattggtatttttatttttggtcacgtgatgTCTTTTGACGCTGAAAATGAGCGTTGAGCGTCAgcatgaaaaggcaccttaagaattcatttctcaatgttgGTGACAGTGACGCTGGAATTTTCTCGTCGGTCCAGTAGACCCTTAGGGTAAAATCACATGGTGCGGAATAGAAGTACGAAATAGAAAATGCGTCATAGAAACAGCCAATCAGAGCTTAAGTAGACCTTGCGGCAAAGCTCTGATTGGCTGTTTCTATGACGCACTCTTTATTCCGTACTTCCATTCCGCACCATATGATTTTACCCTTAgaccatatatatatgaaccgCGCATGACCTCTGTACAGTTAgccgaaccactttgatttttttataattaaaattaactaatcgctTGGTAATCGTTTAGTGATGATTGGTCgtccaattaaaacgtttggtcgttcgtagtttttttttaaaagcatcTTTATTCAATGTATTGGTGTATGTCTATATACGTACAAACATCATTACATttcaagagagacaaagacgACGTTATTGTCTTTCATTGTCTCTCCTTAGCAAGTGGTGCTATCAACATCGATTTGTTAGCTGTATTTTAGGTACAGATAGccatattctaatttttcgtttttagcttcgaaaaagttatatttctttatgaatttttttaaatatattttttataaaaattagaaagtttGTAAAGCGCTGGATTTTgcaatttgattattaaaaatttataataaatttaattcgaatTCAAGAAACAGCTATACCTGATCCGCGGGTAGCAGTACATTtgtggaaattttatttcaacctttttttccaaaaaatcacTCTTTATGAACCTGCGGATAATGTTgctgattaaaaatatcataattttattgcgattttctttaaattttagctGTAATACAACAAAAACAAATCCGTAGTTCGCAGCCGGCCGATAGGAGTCTCCACAGTGCCTCCGGTAGAcccttaattatttttaaatagttttaaattcgCGCTTACAGAAAAGAACCAGTATGTTTTAACGTGTTGGCACAGTTTAACTGTGGTGCTGGTATGGTACATAATACCAGAATAAATTCCGCCTCTACCAATAGCAACTTTGGTACATGTACCAAACGATCACCAAAAATCACCTTTATTGACTGAATTGGATATAATGCTTATTGGccaatttaaaataagcttTTTGATTGGTCAAACGTGCTGGTTACCCTAGGCACCAATCAGGCTGCGTTCGGAAACTTCACCCGGGTGCATCCGTGAAAGCTCGTGCCGTTCGGAAACATTCCAGGTGTACCAAAGTAGAGTCGTTCGGAAATACTATTGGGTGCATTTTAGGAGGAAAGTTTTCCACCCTAAATTTTCAGGGTGAATGCgggtaatttattatatgtggcGGGATTTCTAAATCTAAGGCTACGTTCGAGAACACTACTTTCGTGCGTTCAGAGCAaagacttctatatatatatatatatatatatatagtctgtGGTTCAGAGTGTCATTTTATCTttgtgatttattaaaaattgaacaagGACAGATATATGTTAGTATGTACACGAGTGATGTTTTTCGAACACAGCCTAACTATGgagtgtataaatttattaaaagatagaCATAAATTGATAACTGATGAACATAATCAACCGTTGTACGATCCTCAAGgatatttagtaatatatgatatgataagtaagcgataaatttttttatttatttacgcttCTTAAGACACGCATATCTTAGGTTAGAAATATTTGgaagtatttttctttttagataaaaatttaacatcaaTACCCGTTCCCAAAGAATCTTTGGCGTTCTTTAATTTAGACCCAACAATTATAAACAGCAATAAACCCGAGAACTTATTTGAATCTAGCAGTACATTTACGAGTACTCAGTCAACTCAATgtgatatgaatttttatcacatcatatttctttaatatttttattatatataattataaataatatccttTTACTGACATGACTATTAAATGTTGACAATAACTCTAATAtagcatttatttttagcatCTTGGAAAGATCCTAATGCTACAAAGCGATTAATTTATGCATGGAAAGAACATGAGAATGATTTTAAAAGTGGACAATGCAAGTCCTCAGATGTATGGAAAAAGATTGCCATTGTTCTTCAAAATGAAAATAGTCAGTGGTTATACACAGGCATacaatgtgaaaataaatttaaagaactacgcaagaaatatgttaaagtaaaagatCATAACAAACAATCAGGCAATGGTCCAATGACCTGTAAATTCTTTGATGAGCTTGAAGAGGTATTAGGGGATAAACCATGTATCCAACCTGTAGCTTTAGTCTCCAATTTGAGAAAGCGAGCAATATCCACTTCTCAAGATAGTAGTTCTCAACATAGTGACATAGAAAATGAATCCAGCAATGAatgtgataaaaagaaaaaagtgagGAAGACTAGAGTTCAGAAGGAACTGGGCGAATGGTCTGCTAGTTTACGTGAAGATTCTAAGCAAAGAGAAGAGGCAAGAGAGCACCGTCACAAGGAGTTAATAGCAGCATCTGATCGAGCAGTTGCTgcatataaagaaatgatgGCAAAGCTCATtgagaaattataaagattagaaTAGGCATGAAATATTCTATTGCAAGTATTTTAAAAGTCTGTGATAATGACATTCTCTAATAAGTgattacaaatacatataatatatagaatatatatttcatatttttttaagctagagtttcatatattttatctagaGTTGCATTCTGAATCTGCTGGTAAGATATTAAGTATTGTTATTGTTGAGAAAAAGTTATGTATAGAATCCTATCTTcagatttcatatttttctgttatttctACAACTAAAGACTGTTTttaatgaacatttttttgtttttatgttttatttttatagtgcAAAGTTTGATATCTCTAAAGTCAAAAGTTAAGAATGCCTatttgtttcaattattttacatttaagagaagaaaaagattcgTACGtgatttaatcaatattataccCTATAAGTCTATatagataagaaaatttattattctttatatgaggtgcattatttattgttcAGTTATTGTTTTGAgtcttcattttattattttagttgttattttgtgaaataagattatatgccaaattattataatatatatcttctataaaaagttattattccCTTTATTATTAGGTAAAGTGATTCAGAATTtccataaatataatgttaatatagatttagtggttttataaatataaatttagtggtcaaatatatagattatactAAATGgtgaacaaaataataaaataaaatataatttcttagatATGCTATTAGACTGTATTTTTGTTTCACAATTCAAGTAATTGATGATGCTATATAATTACGTTTCGCTGGACCCTGAACatcattatatacaatttcttcCACAGGTTCATTAATTGATCCTCGAATCTGATATCGTTCAGCACTAATTCtttcatcaattattatttgctcTTCAATAAAATCATCTATTGTGTCATCACATCCTTCCAAACACAGATTGTGTAACACACAACAAGCCAATATCACAGAAGGAATGAGATCTGCTACACTCATGTGCAAATATTTCAGTCTTCGGAATCTCCCCTTTAATAAAGCAAATGCTCTTTCCACTGCTTGTCTCATTCTTGATAATTCTGTGTTGAAGTTGAGTCTGTagacaaaaaagaaaacatcagACGTAGTTTATGAAAATGtgaaagaaattaagaaaGCAACAAGGATCACTAACAGCTGTCAAAtttcctttatttatataggGTGGGATACACTAAGAGAGAACTGGATAAGCTTTATCACCAATAATATACTCATTTCCTGGAAAGAACTTTGCACGATTTTCTTACACAGACATCCACAAATCTGAGTTTCTAAATATTCTACAATCATTCACTGAACCAGCAAATCCCACAAAACAATCTGTAAATACCAGATCTGCGTTGCAAACAGCTTGCAAAGTAAGAGCATACTCGCATTTCCTGGTTCTATATGATTCAGAGTTAATCTggataaataagaatataaaaataagataagttatattattagGATCAATGTATAATtagtaagataattaaaatagaagtCTTACATGTGGAGCAAGGATAGGTATATGTGAGCCATCAATAGCTCCTATGACATCTGGAAGGACACCAATTTCattgaatctttttttcacaGCAGTTAATCTGTCCCTTTGTGGCCATACAATAACACTGTCTGCTATGACATTTAAAGCATTCACAACTCTACAAAAAGAATCATGTAATATAGATTTTGCCATATTGAAACGATCTGCAACAGACCTATAACATTGAtctaattaatgtataaatgattaatagaacaattttatatttatatttatatttgtaaaaaatgttatgcTTACCGAAAAGAATCTGGAGTTGCTAAAAGCCAAATGACTGACAAAAGTTGATGTCTAACTGGGATCATCGGTCTTCCTTCTTTCTCCGTACgtgttaatattgaaattagagTCGTTCGAGATTTTCATAAGTTGTTCTGGTCATACGAAAATGTTGACGAAACACttcattattaaatcttgGTATAATTTCGTTGACATACACTCGTTTCCTAACCTTATTACAGGCTGGATTACTAAATCTTATCTGAACTTCAACAAAATTTCCTTCTTCAATCATTTTGTCTTCTGTCTCATCATCactattttctaaatataaactatttaaagTTGTCCTTATTAATTCTTGTCCAACACCTATGGCACAAGCCACAGTAGTATTTCTCTGAGACCGCCTTTCATTCGCCATCttttcgtttatattttgCCGTTCAGAAACTATTCACACCTGAGGTACACTCTACCCCCTTCATAATTCACCCGACTCTACCCTCAGGGTAGCGTTTCTGAACGCAGCCTCAATATGAGTGATTGTGTTTAATTGTACTGTGTGTCCAAATGAACTCCTCCCTACAGTCAATACTTAACATAACGTAACGGAAAAACTCGTGCAATAGCTTTAAAGCTCAAAGGTCACGAGATCTAAATATGTGCTCTCTAGTTAAAAGAGTGTTTATCAGAAGTTTAATGAGCAGTATCTCTGTTATATTCAAGCAATTAAGTATTagattcacatatatatacctttcaaagtaatttattatattaaaaaaatgaacaatcgaattagtattataattatcagcTTAGGACTTGTTACTTTTTGCCGAGCACAAGATATTTCGGCATATTTAGCAAATAAACGTTTCATCGATAAGGAACTTTACTGTTTATTGAAAACAGGGAACTGTGATGGATTTGGAGAACAAATAAAACGTAAGAAATCATActcaattatttctatttttatctcattgtcagatagcatatatatgatatttatgataaatatttataaatattttgctatttttgaaacataaacatatgaaacatatatattttatatttatataaaatattttgtatatttatatatttgatgtatattagacaagagaaaaatcataaaaactgtattcaacataatattaaaacatggatcaaatattttatataatatttacggtaaataaaaaaataaatatttatattagtaatattttgtaaatatttcctaatatttgttttaaaatatttaaataataaatctttataatttatttaatccaagattataaaaatatttaggaaatagtataaaatattttataaatatttataaaatattcaaatataattattataaatatttcatatatattttataaatactagaATACTATAAACGCGCGCGTAGCGcgcgtaatttattttgtgtatgtttatatattgtgtatatttttatattgtgttgtatgtatgtatgtacacgtacacacaatacaatatatatatatataacatatataacacgtaaaataatagttatcatttatatatttatataataataatttataatctaatctttctctttataaaaaatagcataaaGCTTCGAACGCGAACATATCGAAGcgttaaagtttcttttccgtAAGCTAATTGACTGTTTCTGTTATGCACTGCGATTTGCTTCATTCATGTTATATAGGTAcgtcatatacaatatatacacttatgatatattatatgtacgtttctttatttgtctctctttttcccttctttgtttttctttaactttattttttctaacattttttaatttaattttttacaaattgtcACACAAACTGTCAAAGTTTGCGTAATAATTTGACAGCTGCAAATGACACGAATGAAGCAAGTCACAATGCACGAGACAGCGAGACAACCAGTCAGTATCGCGGAAAAGCGCCaacaattaatatacttttttttatataaggatAAGGATTGTGTCTGGGATATTATAAATGggtctataattatataaatttacgaaagcatatttgaattttatgtattttgaagtatcttattattattattaaataattaagatagaGACATTCCTAAGACATGTAATTGTTTTcattgaaaattgtattttctctctctatatacaGGTATACTACCCGCAGTACTGAAGGACAATTGTCGCCGTTGCACTTCGCAGCAGAAAATAAACCTACACAGATTGATACAATTTCTACAATCGCGGTATCCCACGGAATGGCGCACGATCGAAGAAATATACACTTCACCTGctcatttaaatgaaaacagaTAGTTTATTTTAGTTTGTTTCGGAAATgatcatataacataaatacatatattagcaataaaaatcaattcatTAATCAGCTCCTTTTATGATAGTGTTATTGATGAGTTAGATCatcttttatgtaatattactttctctttatccctttttatacataaaacaaaaaaagtatacatttttttatttcctatatGTATTCTCTTATATGTTTTTCTCTAGCCGTTGACGAATTTCAATAGGAAAAAAAGGATTTGTAGCAAtaggtttttttaattatagtacTTTAGAAAACTTCTTAAAGcaaaatatgcattatatatatatatatacataaagaatttaaacattttgtcataaaaataaatttatactatgttattttttgtatggTTGTATTTTTATGCGTGTTTATAAAATCAGTTATACATatgaattacaatatatataaaaaaaaaagtttattttgcaAAGTTCGACAAGAGCA
Above is a genomic segment from Anoplolepis gracilipes chromosome 3, ASM4749672v1, whole genome shotgun sequence containing:
- the LOC140663881 gene encoding uncharacterized protein produces the protein MLVCTRVMFFEHSLTMECINLLKDRHKLITDEHNQPLYDPQGYLVIYDMITSWKDPNATKRLIYAWKEHENDFKSGQCKSSDVWKKIAIVLQNENSQWLYTGIQCENKFKELRKKYVKVKDHNKQSGNGPMTCKFFDELEEVLGDKPCIQPVALVSNLRKRAISTSQDSSSQHSDIENESSNECDKKKKVRKTRVQKELGEWSASLREDSKQREEAREHRHKELIAASDRAVAAYKEMMAKLIEKL
- the LOC140663882 gene encoding ejaculatory bulb-specific protein 3, which codes for MNNRISIIIISLGLVTFCRAQDISAYLANKRFIDKELYCLLKTGNCDGFGEQIKRILPAVLKDNCRRCTSQQKINLHRLIQFLQSRYPTEWRTIEEIYTSPAHLNENR